Proteins encoded within one genomic window of Tabrizicola piscis:
- a CDS encoding N-acetylneuraminate synthase family protein — protein sequence MKIAHREIGPDHPPLVIAEIGINHGGDLAVAKEMVRLAAGAGCEMIKHQTHIIEDEMTEEAKSIFPPNADVSIWHVMERCALSLTDEAELKRYTESLGMIWISTPFSRAAADFLETLDVPAYKIGSGEADNLPLIRHIARKGKPVILSTGMQTIETLRASVAILDAAGIDYALLECTNLYPSPAEIVSLRGVTELKQAFPKAVVGFSDHSIGPEMALASVALGATILERHYTDSRYRKGPDIINSMDPAELRFLIDRSKEIWIAANNPKQRSAPEEDVYRFARGSVVADADLPAGHLIREQDIWARRPGSGEIPAYDFDKLLGKRLTRAVTRNTQLKWADLE from the coding sequence ATGAAGATTGCCCACCGCGAGATCGGCCCCGATCACCCGCCGCTGGTCATCGCCGAAATCGGCATCAACCATGGCGGCGATCTGGCCGTCGCCAAGGAAATGGTGCGCCTTGCCGCAGGTGCCGGGTGCGAGATGATCAAGCACCAGACCCACATCATCGAAGACGAGATGACGGAAGAGGCAAAGTCGATCTTCCCGCCCAATGCCGATGTGTCGATCTGGCATGTGATGGAACGCTGCGCCCTGTCGCTGACCGATGAGGCGGAACTGAAGCGCTATACCGAATCCCTCGGGATGATCTGGATCTCCACCCCGTTCAGCCGCGCCGCCGCCGATTTTCTGGAAACGCTGGACGTGCCTGCCTACAAGATCGGCTCGGGCGAGGCGGACAACCTGCCGCTGATCCGCCACATCGCGCGCAAGGGCAAGCCGGTGATCCTGTCGACCGGCATGCAGACGATTGAAACGCTCCGCGCCTCGGTCGCCATTCTGGACGCGGCAGGCATCGACTATGCCCTGCTGGAATGCACCAACCTGTACCCCAGCCCCGCGGAAATCGTGTCGCTGCGGGGCGTGACCGAACTGAAACAGGCGTTTCCCAAGGCGGTCGTCGGGTTTTCTGACCATTCCATCGGCCCGGAGATGGCCCTTGCCTCCGTGGCGCTGGGGGCCACCATTCTGGAGCGGCATTACACCGACAGCCGCTATCGCAAGGGGCCGGACATCATCAACTCGATGGACCCGGCCGAACTGCGGTTCCTGATCGACCGCTCGAAAGAGATCTGGATCGCCGCCAACAACCCCAAGCAACGCTCCGCGCCCGAAGAAGACGTCTACCGCTTCGCCCGGGGGTCAGTCGTGGCGGATGCCGATCTTCCGGCAGGCCACCTGATCCGCGAACAAGACATCTGGGCCCGCCGCCCCGGCAGCGGGGAAATCCCGGCCTATGATTTCGACAAGCTCCTTGGCAAACGCCTGACCCGCGCCGTGACCCGGAACACCCAGTTGAAATGGGCTGATCTGGAGTAG
- a CDS encoding FkbM family methyltransferase, whose amino-acid sequence MILLDELTWKETFQLLGSNLAARLGLNNRQVVKLVRSGPVVIARLADRDVAVPSERRWRHYRRGWAARLDRLARQQFGVGEVVFVKPGQTVFDIGANVGEFSTAMADLGARVYAIEGDPTVMKCLEHNMAKTAGVHLSQTVIWKTSGEVTFYSVPKDADSSTIAPLATEGFEAMTLPALSLDDLARSLGIESIDLIKCDAEGAEPEVIEGGQQILRHTRQVAFDTGAERQGQETSDTCETMLKDLGFRVFHQTRRGRKITFGIRD is encoded by the coding sequence ATGATCTTGCTGGATGAACTGACCTGGAAAGAGACATTTCAACTGCTTGGCAGCAATCTTGCGGCACGGCTTGGCCTGAACAACCGTCAGGTGGTGAAGCTGGTGCGCAGTGGTCCGGTGGTGATCGCCAGATTGGCGGACCGGGATGTCGCGGTGCCATCGGAAAGACGCTGGCGGCACTATCGGCGGGGATGGGCGGCACGGCTTGACCGTCTGGCGCGACAGCAATTCGGCGTGGGCGAAGTTGTCTTCGTCAAGCCGGGGCAGACCGTTTTCGACATTGGGGCCAATGTCGGGGAATTCTCGACCGCCATGGCAGACCTTGGTGCGCGCGTCTATGCGATCGAGGGCGATCCGACCGTCATGAAATGTCTTGAGCACAACATGGCGAAAACGGCCGGGGTTCACCTCAGCCAGACCGTCATCTGGAAAACGTCCGGCGAGGTCACCTTCTACAGCGTCCCGAAAGATGCGGACAGTTCCACGATCGCGCCGCTGGCGACAGAAGGCTTTGAGGCGATGACCTTGCCTGCCCTGAGCCTTGACGATCTGGCACGATCGCTGGGGATCGAAAGCATCGACCTGATCAAATGCGATGCCGAAGGTGCTGAGCCTGAAGTGATCGAAGGTGGCCAGCAGATTCTGCGCCACACACGACAGGTCGCCTTTGACACCGGCGCCGAGCGGCAGGGGCAAGAGACGTCCGATACCTGCGAAACGATGCTGAAGGACCTTGGCTTCCGGGTCTTTCATCAGACCCGGCGTGGGCGAAAGATCACCTTCGGCATTCGCGACTAA
- a CDS encoding glycosyltransferase family 25 protein has product MTDILEGLPVWLINLPRATARRERMETRLADLGLPYTLFPGVDGRAEEARLLANTDVAAFERNMGRKILIGGIGCYHSHLAVWETFLATGKPVALILEDDVVFHDDFLEAVRLGLRAGAHWDFLKLNCIRAKLPVCQGRVGPYRLNAYVGPATGTGAYLITRETAAKLLPAMRRVTRATDHEINRFFVHDFRLRGLEPFPSHLEDGESLITGVGFADVRNHRGLARLPYYRLKAANYLRRLAWLARRGELWPSNQNLDHLE; this is encoded by the coding sequence ATGACCGACATTCTGGAGGGGCTGCCCGTCTGGCTGATCAACCTGCCCCGGGCCACGGCGCGGCGCGAGCGGATGGAGACGCGGCTGGCCGACCTTGGCCTGCCCTATACGCTGTTTCCCGGCGTTGATGGCAGGGCCGAGGAGGCTCGGCTTTTGGCCAATACCGACGTGGCGGCGTTTGAACGCAACATGGGCCGCAAGATCCTGATCGGCGGCATCGGGTGCTATCATTCGCATCTGGCCGTGTGGGAGACGTTTCTGGCGACCGGCAAGCCCGTGGCCTTGATCCTTGAGGATGACGTGGTGTTCCACGACGACTTTCTGGAGGCGGTGCGGCTGGGGCTTCGGGCCGGCGCGCATTGGGATTTCCTGAAACTCAACTGCATCCGGGCCAAGCTGCCGGTCTGTCAGGGGCGGGTCGGGCCCTACCGGCTGAACGCCTATGTCGGGCCTGCCACGGGGACCGGCGCCTATCTGATCACGCGGGAGACGGCGGCCAAGCTGCTGCCGGCCATGCGGCGGGTCACGCGGGCGACGGACCACGAGATCAACCGCTTCTTCGTCCATGACTTCCGCCTGCGCGGGCTGGAGCCGTTTCCCAGCCACCTTGAGGATGGCGAAAGCCTGATCACCGGCGTGGGCTTTGCCGATGTGCGCAACCACCGCGGACTTGCCCGCCTGCCCTATTACCGGCTGAAGGCGGCGAACTACTTGCGGCGGCTGGCCTGGCTGGCCAGAAGGGGCGAACTTTGGCCAAGCAATCAGAACTTGGACCACCTTGAATAG
- a CDS encoding glycosyl transferase yields the protein MTTTCICLKFGTRYGPEYVNRLAAALVRHTPDARVLCMTDDRTGLLPWIEVLALPVEPFHDRMFAHMARMGWKAPMQKISLFRPDLIPDLDGALIVLDIDIVITGDVSPMARFAPGKVAMRKEWHSTPTRPSLGHGSVEKIEPQTHAWLYEDMARDPEAALTFGHGSEQSYTSLLADKHGALAHFPDEWIVSFKRDCRPPRPLNLLVQPRLPEAAKVVCFHGRPKIEEAIAGYRAGPLHSTRPCDWLRKAWMGDLA from the coding sequence ATGACGACCACCTGCATCTGCCTGAAATTCGGCACGCGCTACGGGCCGGAGTATGTGAACCGCCTTGCGGCGGCGCTGGTGCGGCATACCCCCGACGCCCGCGTGCTGTGCATGACCGATGACCGAACCGGCCTTCTGCCGTGGATCGAAGTGCTGGCCCTGCCGGTGGAGCCGTTCCATGACCGAATGTTCGCCCATATGGCGCGCATGGGCTGGAAAGCGCCGATGCAGAAGATCAGCCTGTTTCGCCCGGACCTGATCCCTGATCTAGACGGGGCGCTCATCGTCCTGGACATCGATATTGTCATCACCGGCGATGTCAGCCCGATGGCAAGGTTTGCACCCGGCAAGGTGGCGATGCGGAAAGAATGGCACTCTACCCCCACGCGCCCGTCGCTTGGGCATGGGTCGGTCGAGAAGATCGAACCGCAGACCCATGCCTGGCTGTACGAGGACATGGCGCGCGACCCCGAGGCCGCGCTGACCTTTGGCCACGGGTCCGAACAAAGCTACACCTCGCTGCTGGCCGACAAGCACGGGGCGCTGGCGCATTTCCCGGACGAGTGGATCGTCAGCTTCAAGCGGGATTGCCGCCCGCCCCGGCCGTTGAACCTGCTGGTGCAGCCCAGATTGCCGGAAGCGGCCAAGGTCGTCTGCTTCCACGGCCGCCCGAAGATCGAGGAGGCCATCGCCGGCTATCGGGCGGGTCCGTTGCACAGCACCCGGCCCTGCGACTGGCTGCGCAAGGCATGGATGGGGGATTTGGCATGA
- a CDS encoding rhamnan synthesis F family protein has translation MPAAKLRREIARIGQRLVDLWSLPQERRHQRAHDSRFPQTLQVTAGQVSPQPKVALLVVWQPAGLAPSVLATCRHLVASGYAPLVVSNAPLAGPDRALLAAEVWQIAERDNIGHDFGAYRDGILLLRHQNLQPQRLLLLNDSIWFPWAEADGLLTDLEGDPASDGFIGAAWMERPGKAHAAHFQSYLVMFGPRALDHPAFARFWSDYLLSSRRDSVLKRGEKGLSRAMVAAGLAAPSQRSAAGLSQYAQTLPDEDLGKALDYAALTDPDRQKQRDAILATAGKAGFRPAALHFLNSSLATAFFLETHPYLAARAFGLHFVKKRRDALSVEARRQVLRAVAAGDLPEPQPAVLAEIRRHDPPV, from the coding sequence ATGCCCGCCGCAAAGCTGCGCCGCGAGATTGCAAGGATCGGGCAAAGGCTGGTTGACCTGTGGTCGCTCCCGCAGGAACGCCGCCACCAGCGCGCGCACGACAGCCGCTTTCCCCAGACGCTGCAGGTGACGGCGGGGCAGGTGTCCCCACAGCCCAAGGTCGCCCTGCTGGTGGTCTGGCAACCGGCTGGCCTTGCGCCATCGGTGCTGGCGACTTGCCGGCACCTTGTGGCCTCCGGCTACGCCCCGCTTGTCGTGTCGAACGCGCCGCTGGCTGGCCCGGACCGGGCTTTGTTGGCCGCCGAGGTCTGGCAGATCGCCGAACGCGACAATATCGGCCATGATTTCGGCGCCTACCGCGATGGCATCCTGCTGCTTCGGCACCAGAACCTGCAGCCGCAGAGGTTGCTCCTGCTGAATGACAGCATCTGGTTTCCATGGGCCGAGGCGGATGGCCTTCTGACGGACCTTGAGGGGGACCCGGCATCCGATGGCTTTATCGGCGCAGCCTGGATGGAACGCCCTGGCAAGGCCCATGCCGCGCATTTCCAGTCCTATCTGGTGATGTTCGGGCCCCGTGCGCTGGATCATCCCGCCTTTGCCCGCTTCTGGTCGGACTATCTGCTGTCGTCGCGCCGGGACAGTGTCTTGAAACGGGGCGAAAAGGGGCTGTCGCGGGCCATGGTTGCCGCCGGGCTTGCCGCGCCATCGCAACGCTCCGCCGCCGGGCTGTCGCAATATGCCCAGACCTTGCCGGACGAAGACCTTGGCAAGGCGCTGGATTATGCGGCCCTGACCGACCCTGACCGCCAAAAACAGCGGGATGCGATTTTAGCCACGGCGGGTAAGGCGGGGTTTCGCCCGGCCGCTTTGCACTTCCTGAACTCCAGCCTTGCCACAGCCTTCTTTCTGGAAACCCATCCCTACCTTGCCGCCCGCGCCTTCGGCTTGCACTTTGTCAAAAAGCGCCGCGACGCCCTGTCGGTCGAGGCGCGCAGGCAGGTCCTGCGGGCTGTGGCTGCCGGGGACCTGCCGGAACCGCAGCCTGCCGTGCTGGCCGAAATCCGCCGGCATGACCCCCCCGTGTGA
- a CDS encoding cysteine synthase A gives MRIHSDLADTIGNTPLLKLHKASELTGCTILGKAEFMNPGQSVKDRAALYIIKDAIAKGHLKPGGTIVEGTAGNTGIGLALVGASMGFRTVIVIPETQSQEKKDMLRLAGAELVQVPAAPYRNPNNYVRYSGRLAEALAKSEPNGAIWANQFDNVANRQAHIEMTGPEIWDQTGGKVDGFICAVGSGGTLAGVGMALQPKGVKIGLADPEGAALHAFYTTGKLESPGSSITEGIGQGRITANLEGFTPDFSYRIPDAEALPIVFDLLQDEGLCMGGSTGINIAGAIRMARDMGPGKTIVTILCDYGSRYQSKVYNPTFLREKGLPVPDWLDRPARPIPAVFEDA, from the coding sequence ATGCGCATTCATTCGGATCTGGCCGACACCATCGGCAACACGCCGCTTCTGAAGCTGCACAAGGCGTCAGAGCTGACCGGCTGCACGATCCTGGGCAAAGCCGAATTCATGAACCCCGGCCAGTCGGTCAAGGACCGGGCGGCGCTTTACATCATCAAGGACGCCATCGCCAAAGGTCACTTGAAGCCGGGCGGCACGATTGTCGAAGGCACGGCGGGCAACACCGGGATCGGTCTGGCACTGGTCGGTGCCTCGATGGGCTTCCGCACGGTGATCGTGATCCCGGAAACCCAAAGTCAGGAAAAGAAGGACATGCTGCGTCTGGCGGGTGCCGAACTCGTGCAGGTCCCGGCAGCCCCCTACCGCAACCCGAACAACTATGTCCGCTATTCGGGCCGCCTGGCCGAGGCTTTGGCGAAGTCTGAACCGAACGGCGCGATCTGGGCCAACCAGTTCGACAACGTCGCCAACCGCCAGGCTCATATCGAGATGACGGGCCCGGAAATCTGGGACCAGACCGGCGGCAAGGTGGATGGCTTCATCTGCGCCGTGGGCTCGGGCGGGACGCTGGCAGGCGTCGGCATGGCCCTCCAGCCCAAGGGCGTGAAGATCGGCCTTGCCGACCCCGAAGGCGCGGCGCTCCATGCGTTCTATACCACGGGCAAGCTGGAAAGCCCCGGCTCCTCGATCACCGAAGGCATCGGGCAGGGGCGCATCACCGCCAACCTTGAAGGCTTCACCCCCGATTTCAGCTACCGCATCCCCGATGCCGAGGCGCTGCCCATCGTCTTCGACCTTCTGCAGGACGAAGGCCTCTGCATGGGCGGATCAACCGGCATCAACATCGCCGGGGCGATCCGCATGGCGCGCGACATGGGGCCGGGCAAGACCATCGTCACCATCCTGTGCGACTACGGCAGCCGCTATCAGTCCAAGGTCTACAACCCCACCTTCCTGCGCGAAAAGGGGTTGCCGGTGCCCGATTGGCTGGACCGTCCCGCCCGCCCGATCCCGGCGGTGTTCGAAGACGCATGA
- a CDS encoding DUF3772 domain-containing protein: MLRWLTLALALLAAPAPAQDQTGAVPITGVETAPTDGSLNYAEWETMAERAEAELANRNTSTDRLDEIRSQLAKWRAALLDAQSANSARIITLRQQLDALGPTPAEGETEAEEISKRRQELAGQLVRLQAPGIAAEEAYRRANGLIAEIDRNLRDRQADELLQLWPSPLNPGNWPEAAIGLSDTLLRLWDEAATAWEDPEKRAELFDNMPLILVLLVVALALVVYVRRWIEVFCDRLLTGASARGRSLWSLLASTGGVILPTLGMVALAAALVASGMPGEIGMSITSALPAVGFVVFAAAWLGARAFPLTQSGDAVLPLPPERRAEGRFLAVLMGLVVAAEGLRSAAMDAQAYSDATTSVMSFPILLTGGLILLRVGRVLRRAREQADRSYALRLLLLLARGLSVIGIAGPVLAAFGYVQAASALIYPAILSLGLITLLFILQRMFGDVWALIIKSDDKGRDALVPVLAGFAITLAALPVFALIWGARAADITELWTRFSEGFQMGETRISPTNFMVFAVVFIIGYMLTRLFQGALRTSILPKTSMDQGGQTALVAGIGYVGIFLAALIAVRSAGLDLSGLAIVAGALSVGIGFGLQNIVSNFISGIILLIERPVSEGDWIEVGGVQGRVRSISVRSTRIETFDRNDVIVPNADLITGQVTNWTRFNLSGRLIVPVGVAFGSDTRKVEQILREIAEAQPLAVLNPPPTIVLMGFGADAINFEIRVILRDVNFSLTVRTEINHQIVERFAKEGIEIPFAQSDVSLRNVEEIARALVVLQAGAQSDSAAVHAPASPDVETAPKGKPRSAAKTAVPPEDVKGSER; the protein is encoded by the coding sequence GTGCTCAGGTGGCTAACGCTTGCGCTTGCGCTCCTTGCAGCGCCTGCACCCGCGCAAGACCAGACCGGCGCCGTTCCGATCACCGGGGTCGAAACCGCGCCCACGGACGGCTCCCTGAACTATGCCGAATGGGAGACGATGGCCGAGCGGGCCGAAGCCGAACTGGCCAATCGCAACACCTCGACTGACCGGCTGGACGAAATCCGCAGCCAGCTTGCCAAGTGGCGGGCAGCCCTGCTTGACGCGCAAAGCGCAAACTCGGCCCGGATCATCACCCTGCGCCAGCAGCTTGACGCGCTGGGCCCCACCCCTGCGGAAGGCGAGACCGAGGCTGAGGAAATCTCGAAACGGCGGCAGGAACTTGCCGGCCAGCTGGTTCGCCTGCAGGCCCCCGGCATCGCCGCCGAAGAAGCCTACCGCCGCGCCAATGGCCTGATCGCCGAGATTGACCGCAACCTGCGCGACCGTCAGGCGGATGAACTCCTGCAGCTCTGGCCCTCGCCCCTGAACCCCGGCAACTGGCCCGAAGCGGCGATCGGCCTGTCCGACACCCTGTTGCGCCTGTGGGATGAGGCCGCAACCGCCTGGGAAGACCCCGAAAAGCGCGCCGAACTCTTCGACAACATGCCCCTGATCCTTGTCCTTCTCGTCGTGGCACTGGCGCTGGTCGTCTATGTCCGCCGCTGGATCGAGGTCTTTTGCGACCGGCTTCTGACCGGCGCGTCGGCCCGGGGGCGCAGCCTGTGGTCCCTCCTCGCCTCGACCGGGGGGGTGATCCTGCCGACCCTTGGCATGGTGGCGCTGGCCGCGGCCCTGGTGGCCAGCGGCATGCCGGGCGAGATCGGGATGTCCATCACCTCGGCCCTGCCCGCAGTCGGCTTTGTTGTCTTCGCCGCAGCCTGGCTTGGCGCACGGGCCTTTCCTCTGACCCAAAGCGGCGATGCCGTCCTGCCGCTTCCACCCGAACGGCGGGCTGAAGGGCGGTTCCTCGCCGTGCTGATGGGCTTGGTCGTCGCTGCCGAAGGTTTGCGGTCGGCTGCGATGGATGCGCAGGCCTATTCCGATGCCACGACCTCGGTCATGTCGTTCCCGATCCTGTTGACCGGCGGGCTGATCCTGTTGCGCGTTGGCCGTGTGCTGCGGCGGGCGCGCGAACAGGCGGACCGCAGCTATGCCCTGCGGCTGCTGCTGCTGCTGGCGCGCGGCCTTAGCGTCATCGGCATCGCCGGGCCGGTGCTGGCGGCGTTCGGCTATGTGCAGGCGGCGTCCGCGCTGATCTACCCCGCGATCCTGTCGCTTGGGCTGATCACGCTGCTGTTCATCCTGCAGCGCATGTTCGGCGACGTCTGGGCGCTGATCATCAAAAGCGATGACAAGGGCCGCGATGCCCTTGTTCCCGTCCTTGCCGGCTTTGCGATCACCCTCGCAGCACTGCCGGTCTTTGCTCTGATCTGGGGCGCGCGCGCCGCTGACATAACCGAGCTTTGGACACGCTTTTCCGAAGGCTTCCAGATGGGCGAGACGCGGATTTCGCCCACCAACTTCATGGTTTTCGCCGTTGTCTTCATCATCGGCTACATGCTCACGCGGCTGTTTCAGGGGGCCTTGCGCACCTCGATCCTGCCCAAGACCAGCATGGATCAGGGCGGCCAGACCGCGCTGGTGGCCGGGATCGGCTATGTCGGCATCTTCCTTGCGGCCCTGATCGCCGTCAGGTCCGCGGGCCTTGACCTGTCCGGTCTTGCCATCGTCGCCGGTGCGCTTTCGGTCGGCATCGGTTTCGGTTTGCAGAACATCGTGTCCAACTTCATCTCGGGCATTATCCTCTTGATCGAACGCCCGGTCAGCGAAGGCGACTGGATCGAGGTTGGTGGCGTACAGGGTCGCGTCCGGTCGATCTCCGTCCGCTCCACCCGGATCGAGACGTTTGACCGCAACGATGTAATCGTGCCAAACGCCGACCTGATCACCGGACAGGTGACGAACTGGACGCGCTTCAACCTGTCGGGCCGCCTGATCGTGCCGGTGGGGGTGGCCTTCGGGTCGGACACCCGCAAGGTGGAACAGATCCTGCGCGAAATCGCCGAAGCGCAGCCTTTGGCCGTGCTGAACCCGCCGCCCACGATTGTTCTGATGGGCTTTGGCGCAGACGCGATCAACTTCGAAATCCGGGTGATCCTGCGCGATGTGAACTTCTCGCTGACCGTCCGCACCGAGATCAACCACCAGATCGTCGAACGCTTTGCCAAGGAAGGGATCGAGATTCCCTTTGCCCAATCCGATGTGTCGCTGCGGAATGTCGAAGAAATCGCCCGCGCTTTGGTCGTGCTGCAGGCGGGCGCTCAGTCGGACAGCGCCGCTGTCCATGCTCCTGCCAGCCCCGATGTGGAGACGGCCCCCAAGGGCAAGCCCCGCAGCGCAGCCAAGACCGCAGTACCGCCTGAAGACGTGAAAGGCTCCGAACGATGA
- a CDS encoding alanyl-tRNA editing protein yields MTDLLFRDDAYLAAADCQIIGHTPEGGLVVDRSIFYPTGGGQPGDSGVLEWGGGLVPIATTLKVEGGVALIPAEPVPMPPIGAPARQILDWSRRHRHMRVHTALHLLSVVIPMPVTGGQIGADRGRLDFDMPDPPGDIAAIEGVLNALIARDLAVTEDWITDDELLANPGLVKTMSVRPPMGQGRVRLIRIGQGADQIDLQPCGGTHVARTGEIGRVEIGKIEKKGRQNRRVSITLVG; encoded by the coding sequence ATGACCGACCTGTTGTTCCGCGACGATGCCTATCTTGCCGCCGCTGACTGCCAGATCATCGGCCACACCCCCGAAGGCGGACTGGTCGTGGACCGGTCCATCTTCTATCCCACCGGGGGCGGCCAGCCGGGCGACAGTGGCGTGCTGGAATGGGGCGGCGGACTGGTGCCGATTGCCACCACGCTCAAGGTTGAAGGGGGGGTCGCCCTGATCCCGGCGGAACCCGTGCCGATGCCGCCAATTGGCGCACCCGCCCGGCAGATCCTCGACTGGTCGCGCCGCCACCGCCACATGCGCGTCCACACCGCGCTGCACCTTCTGTCGGTGGTGATCCCGATGCCCGTGACTGGTGGCCAGATTGGTGCCGACCGGGGTCGGCTGGATTTCGACATGCCCGACCCACCCGGCGATATCGCCGCGATCGAGGGGGTGCTGAACGCCCTGATCGCGCGGGATCTGGCGGTGACCGAAGACTGGATCACCGACGACGAACTGCTGGCCAACCCCGGTCTGGTCAAGACCATGTCGGTCCGCCCGCCCATGGGGCAGGGCCGGGTGCGGCTGATCCGGATCGGGCAGGGGGCTGACCAGATCGACCTGCAGCCCTGCGGTGGCACCCATGTCGCCCGCACGGGCGAAATCGGCCGGGTAGAGATTGGCAAGATCGAAAAGAAGGGCCGCCAGAACCGCCGCGTGTCGATTACGCTGGTTGGCTAG
- a CDS encoding aldehyde dehydrogenase has product MERFQHYIDGAFHDGSDGFDSLDPATGTPWARMPLARAADVDRAVRAAHRAFSAPAWAGLTATARGKLLYRLADLVQAAAPRLAAHETRDTGKIIRETSAQIAYVADYYRYYAGLADKIEGAHLPIDKPDMEVWLRREPIGVVAAIVPWNSQLFLTAVKLGPALAAGCTVVLKASEDGPAPLLDFARLVHEAGFPPGVVNILTGGPEAGQTLTTHPLVAHIAFTGGPETARHIVRASAENLASTSLELGGKSPFIVFDDADLDSAANAQVSGIFAATGQSCVAGSRLLVQASVKEALLSRLIAKAGSIAIGRPDLMETEVGPLCTARQRDRIEDLIARSVTAGAKVLTGGSALPGAGFYFAPTILDCSDSPDCPALHEEFFGPVLTVQTFETEEQALALANGTAFGLASGVFTQNLTRAHRMIRGLRAGIVWVNTYRAVSPIAPFGGHGLSGHGREGGMAAALDYTTVKAVWLRTSDTPIPDPFVMR; this is encoded by the coding sequence ATGGAGCGGTTCCAGCACTATATCGACGGCGCGTTCCATGACGGGTCTGACGGGTTCGACAGCCTTGACCCCGCCACCGGCACCCCATGGGCGCGGATGCCGCTGGCGCGGGCGGCGGATGTGGACCGGGCGGTCCGGGCCGCGCACCGGGCGTTTTCCGCACCCGCTTGGGCCGGGCTGACAGCGACGGCGCGGGGCAAGCTTCTCTACCGCCTCGCCGATCTGGTGCAGGCCGCCGCCCCCCGGCTGGCCGCGCATGAAACGCGGGACACCGGCAAGATCATCCGCGAAACCAGCGCGCAGATCGCCTATGTGGCGGACTACTATCGCTACTACGCGGGACTGGCCGACAAGATCGAAGGCGCGCATCTGCCCATCGACAAGCCCGACATGGAGGTTTGGCTCCGACGCGAACCCATAGGCGTGGTCGCGGCCATCGTGCCGTGGAACAGCCAGCTTTTCCTGACGGCGGTGAAACTTGGCCCCGCCCTCGCCGCCGGGTGTACCGTGGTCCTGAAGGCCAGCGAGGATGGGCCTGCGCCCCTGCTGGACTTTGCACGGCTGGTGCATGAGGCGGGCTTTCCCCCCGGCGTCGTCAACATCCTGACCGGCGGGCCCGAGGCTGGCCAGACGCTGACCACGCATCCGCTGGTGGCCCATATCGCCTTCACCGGCGGGCCGGAGACTGCCCGGCATATCGTTCGGGCGAGTGCGGAAAACCTTGCCTCCACCTCGCTGGAACTGGGGGGGAAATCGCCCTTCATCGTCTTTGACGACGCCGATCTGGACAGCGCCGCCAATGCGCAGGTGTCGGGGATCTTCGCGGCCACCGGGCAAAGCTGTGTCGCGGGGTCGCGGCTTTTGGTGCAGGCCAGCGTCAAGGAGGCCCTTCTGTCCCGCCTGATCGCCAAGGCCGGGTCCATCGCCATCGGCCGCCCTGACCTGATGGAAACCGAAGTTGGCCCCCTGTGCACCGCCCGCCAGCGCGACCGGATCGAAGACCTGATCGCCCGGTCGGTCACAGCCGGGGCAAAGGTGCTGACGGGCGGCAGCGCCCTGCCCGGCGCGGGGTTCTACTTTGCGCCGACGATCCTTGATTGCTCGGACTCGCCCGATTGCCCGGCTCTGCATGAGGAGTTCTTTGGCCCTGTCCTGACCGTGCAGACCTTCGAGACCGAGGAGCAGGCGCTGGCGTTGGCCAATGGGACGGCCTTTGGGCTGGCCTCGGGGGTGTTCACGCAGAACCTGACGCGGGCGCATCGGATGATCCGGGGGCTGCGGGCGGGGATTGTCTGGGTGAACACCTACCGCGCCGTTTCGCCCATCGCGCCCTTTGGTGGGCATGGGCTTTCCGGGCATGGGCGTGAGGGCGGGATGGCGGCGGCGCTGGACTATACGACTGTCAAGGCGGTCTGGCTGCGGACCTCGGACACGCCGATCCCGGACCCGTTCGTGATGCGCTGA